ATTGGATCCCATGATTGTGAGACCCCCTTGAAGCACACCGCACTGATCGCCCTTACCTTCGGCCTGCTTGCACCGTTGGCCGCCCACGCCGCGCAGGATCTGCCGTCGCTCTACCAGGCCTTTGAAGAGGCCGGCAATTCGACGTTGAGCATGGACCAACTCAACCAGACGGTGACGTTCACCGCCGTGGCGCTGGGCGTTTCCAGCAACCTGGCGGGCGAACCGCTGATCGAGGCCGGCGATGACCAGGGCAATGTCCTGGCCCGGCTGACCACCGACGACGAGCAGCAGGCGGCCAAGCTGGGCGCCCTGGAAGAAGGCGCAACGTTCACCGCCAGCTGCACGCTGCAGTTCAGCTCCGGCACGGACTACCTGTCCTTCGGCGATTGCACCGTCAAGTAAAAACGAAGCCGGCAAGATGCCGGCTTCTCTTCCTTGCCTCTGTAGAGTCGAGCCATGCTCGACTCGCACAGCGTCACGGCCCCGAAGGCACCGGACCATAGACATTCTCGTGCGGCGTGCCCGGCAGCAGCGAGAAGATCATGATCACGATTCCACCGCCCGGCACCAGCGCCAGCAGGAACAGCCAGCCCGACTGATTGCAGTCATGCAGGCGCCGTACGGTCACTGCGATCAGAGGAACGATCGTCGCCAGCCACATCACACACAGCAGTACCACCATGCCGATCAGGATGCCGGCCAGCGCATCGGGACTGTTGCGCAGCAGGATCGCCAGCACGCCGGCCAGCAGCATCACCGCCGTCGCCACCAGGAACAGGAACAGCTGGTACATCCAATATTCGCGGCGGTTGGCGCGGCCCTCGAACTGGGCATAGCGCTTCAACGGCAGAATCATTTCCTGCACGGCATCAATCCTTGAAAAAGTGGCCGCGCAGTGTGCCAAATGCACGCGCACAGAACAATGTGGCGACGAACCATGCTCGACTGCCATTGCCCTCTGTAGAGCCGAGCCATGCTCGGCTGCTGTTCCAGAAGGCACCCGTAACCGGCGCAGGAGCGAAGTCGAGCATGGCTCGACTCTACAGAAGCTG
This genomic window from Stenotrophomonas maltophilia contains:
- a CDS encoding DUF805 domain-containing protein codes for the protein MQEMILPLKRYAQFEGRANRREYWMYQLFLFLVATAVMLLAGVLAILLRNSPDALAGILIGMVVLLCVMWLATIVPLIAVTVRRLHDCNQSGWLFLLALVPGGGIVIMIFSLLPGTPHENVYGPVPSGP